From a single Rhodococcus qingshengii JCM 15477 genomic region:
- a CDS encoding MazG family protein, with product MNESPVVVLLDPLRPHVFPLEALPFLSGAIDIDPDVPDSVRGALPATTPGAAVTVMMDTAEPKIAALSAAGVKMIRAKPIHGDRLVEAASIMDRLWNRGGWESTQTHESLSVYLVEETYEVLDAIRSDDESDLREELGDLLLQVLFHSRIAQAHGVFELDDVAGALIAKLVHRSPHLVSSGAVDIAEQERAWDALKAAEKARASSMDGIARSQPPLLLAEKVLSRAAKAGVIESADEADLEALIEQCRRADTALLGALDMLIADIRIREGRRLEDVED from the coding sequence GTGAACGAATCGCCCGTCGTCGTACTGCTCGATCCTTTGCGGCCGCATGTCTTTCCGCTGGAGGCGCTCCCGTTCCTGTCCGGCGCGATCGATATCGACCCGGACGTCCCCGACTCGGTACGCGGCGCACTGCCGGCCACGACACCCGGCGCCGCGGTGACTGTGATGATGGACACCGCCGAGCCGAAGATCGCGGCGTTGTCTGCCGCTGGGGTAAAGATGATTCGCGCCAAACCCATTCACGGCGATCGACTGGTGGAAGCGGCGTCGATCATGGACCGGTTGTGGAATCGCGGCGGTTGGGAGTCGACCCAGACGCACGAGAGCCTCTCCGTTTACCTCGTCGAGGAGACCTACGAGGTACTCGACGCGATTCGAAGCGACGACGAGAGCGATCTTCGGGAGGAACTCGGAGACCTGTTGCTTCAGGTGTTGTTCCACTCGCGGATCGCTCAAGCACACGGTGTTTTCGAATTGGACGACGTGGCCGGTGCATTGATCGCGAAACTCGTGCACCGCAGCCCGCACCTGGTCAGTTCCGGGGCGGTCGACATCGCTGAGCAAGAGCGGGCGTGGGACGCTTTGAAGGCTGCCGAGAAGGCTCGCGCGTCATCCATGGACGGCATCGCTCGGTCGCAGCCGCCGTTGCTCCTCGCCGAAAAAGTACTGAGCAGGGCCGCCAAAGCTGGTGTGATCGAAAGCGCCGATGAAGCTGATCTGGAAGCTCTGATCGAGCAGTGCCGACGCGCCGACACTGCACTCCTGGGCGCCCTGGACATGCTGATCGCCGACATTCGGATTCGTGAGGGAAGACGTCTCGAAGACGTGGAGGATTAG
- a CDS encoding sugar transferase, translating into MSVHAEVESRSAVSQDSAHVGTDWRRAYRKRIAVSDSITVLFVIALAQIGSMWPHPIEWLTPLKVIASAALGGLWMIALARGRSRHQAMLGEGSDEYEKVLLATGQVFGVGALAGIILGVGIARSYLMIALPVGLAALLLGRYLWRRDIRKKRAIGDCRNSVLLVGGHASVVATTRAFVRESSAGYDVVGACIPRRATALDDHIVVDGAAVPVMGNEFEVVEAMRASGADTVIVTGTEDLGQVGIRKLMWDLEAEGVDMVVSPVVADVSKARLMFRPAAGLPLIHVARPRYHGANRLEPAVFDAVFSMLMILLVAPVMLAAAAAVKFTSKGPVFYKAERIGLNGKPFPMFKFRTMVEGADQQVVDLMGDNEGAGGVLFKMREDPRITSVGKILRRLSIDELPQFFNVIRGEMSVVGPRPPLRREVEMYDDEVARRLLVKPGITGLWQVSGRSDLSWEESVRLDSSYVENWSAAQNISIITRTVSAVLRSDGAY; encoded by the coding sequence ATGAGCGTTCATGCTGAGGTGGAGAGCCGGTCGGCGGTATCGCAGGATTCCGCTCATGTCGGAACAGACTGGCGCCGGGCATACCGGAAGCGGATCGCAGTGAGCGATTCGATCACGGTCCTGTTCGTGATCGCACTCGCTCAGATCGGCAGTATGTGGCCGCATCCCATCGAGTGGCTGACACCACTTAAAGTGATCGCGTCTGCAGCGTTGGGCGGACTGTGGATGATCGCCCTCGCACGGGGGCGTAGCCGTCATCAGGCGATGCTGGGCGAGGGCAGTGACGAGTACGAGAAGGTACTGCTCGCTACCGGCCAGGTCTTCGGAGTAGGCGCATTGGCCGGGATCATTCTGGGCGTGGGAATTGCGCGAAGCTACCTCATGATCGCACTGCCCGTCGGACTCGCTGCGCTGCTTCTCGGACGCTACCTCTGGCGACGCGACATTCGAAAGAAGCGTGCGATCGGGGATTGCCGTAACTCGGTGCTGTTGGTTGGTGGACATGCGTCCGTCGTTGCTACTACGCGTGCCTTCGTGCGGGAATCCTCGGCAGGCTACGACGTTGTGGGAGCGTGCATTCCGCGTCGGGCGACCGCGTTGGACGATCACATCGTTGTCGACGGAGCAGCAGTCCCGGTAATGGGCAACGAGTTCGAGGTAGTCGAGGCGATGCGCGCAAGTGGCGCAGACACCGTCATCGTAACCGGGACCGAAGACCTCGGACAGGTGGGCATTCGCAAACTGATGTGGGACCTCGAAGCCGAGGGCGTCGACATGGTGGTTTCACCGGTCGTGGCCGATGTGTCGAAGGCTCGCTTGATGTTTCGCCCTGCGGCGGGACTCCCGTTGATTCACGTTGCGCGGCCGCGCTACCATGGCGCGAACCGGCTTGAGCCCGCTGTTTTCGACGCGGTGTTCTCGATGCTGATGATCCTCCTCGTGGCGCCGGTCATGCTCGCCGCTGCCGCTGCAGTCAAGTTCACGTCCAAAGGCCCGGTGTTCTACAAGGCGGAACGCATCGGCCTCAACGGGAAACCGTTCCCCATGTTCAAGTTTCGTACCATGGTGGAAGGCGCCGATCAGCAGGTTGTCGATCTGATGGGGGACAACGAAGGCGCCGGAGGTGTGTTGTTCAAGATGCGTGAGGATCCACGAATCACGTCCGTCGGCAAGATCCTTCGTCGATTGAGTATCGACGAGCTACCGCAGTTCTTCAACGTCATTCGCGGAGAGATGAGCGTTGTCGGCCCGCGGCCGCCATTGCGTCGCGAGGTCGAGATGTACGACGACGAGGTTGCCCGGCGCCTGCTGGTCAAGCCTGGCATCACCGGTCTCTGGCAGGTAAGTGGTCGCAGTGATCTCTCCTGGGAAGAATCTGTTCGTCTCGACTCTTCCTACGTGGAGAATTGGTCTGCGGCGCAGAATATCTCGATCATCACCAGGACCGTATCCGCAGTGCTCAGGAGCGACGGAGCGTACTGA